The Paenibacillus sp. FSL H7-0357 nucleotide sequence AGAGAGCGGAATTTGAGACGGATCAATCTTTTTCTTCTCAGTCTTAACTTTAACCGTAACACTCTACGGCGTTTCAGTCTGTGCCGCTTTACGGGAGCCGGTGGGGCCACCTCAGGGACTAGGGGTGGCGGCGGCGGTGGCGGCGGCGGCGGTGGCGGCGGCGGTGGCGGCGGCGGCGGTGGCGGCGGCGGCGGTGGCGGCGGAAGCAGTATTTCTGCAGGCTGATGCACCTCTTCCACATGCTGTACCTCTTCTACATGATGGATTTCTTCTACATGATGGATTTCCTGAGCGGGTGGCTCAGGGGCGATGTAGACTGGCTCCGGTTCATAAACTGGCTCTGGTGTGAATTCTTTAGACCATGGAGTCATGGAAAGGAACCTATTGTACAGCGGTGATGCGGGAGACTCCGGCTCCCACCATTTGGTGTCTCCGGCGAAATGAACAATTTTATTATCTAAATCCAGCTCATCATTGGCGAACGTATTAAACCGCAGATCCATTTGCAAAAAGTTGGAGCTGTACACGGCATTCAGAACATCCTGATCAGGCATGGTCATCGTTGGATAATAGCGCAAGAAATGAAGCATTTCTCCATACCAGTTCGGATGCTTGCGGATATTGTCCAGTTGGAACAGAATGACTCCCGAGTTGAAATACACCTCCGCATTTAATCCAAGTGAAATAAAGTACTCCAGCATATTTTGGCCCTGATCCAGTACTGCGCCCAAATAGCGTTCTCCCAGATCGACGCTCCACAATTCGTTAATATCCATATTGACCAAAATGTCGCAGTCCAGATAAATAACCCTGTCAACCTGAAGAATTAGCGGAAACAACAAACGGTACATACTGGCTATC carries:
- a CDS encoding glycosyltransferase family 8 protein encodes the protein MIELVLTINDKDGSYTEHAGVVLASIFSNTQQPINVHIVHDDTLSEENKWKLTQLVETFYHNIYFYHVTVPEDLKEVASGVQKIDYWTIASMYRLLFPLILQVDRVIYLDCDILVNMDINELWSVDLGERYLGAVLDQGQNMLEYFISLGLNAEVYFNSGVILFQLDNIRKHPNWYGEMLHFLRYYPTMTMPDQDVLNAVYSSNFLQMDLRFNTFANDELDLDNKIVHFAGDTKWWEPESPASPLYNRFLSMTPWSKEFTPEPVYEPEPVYIAPEPPAQEIHHVEEIHHVEEVQHVEEVHQPAEILLPPPPPPPPPPPPPPPPPPPPPPPPPPPLVPEVAPPAPVKRHRLKRRRVLRLKLRLRRKRLIRLKFRSLKRVRLIKGHRAKKRKARKLAMRRQRLARKKRIHVIRRKRALKRTS